From the genome of Ananas comosus cultivar F153 linkage group 16, ASM154086v1, whole genome shotgun sequence, one region includes:
- the LOC109722200 gene encoding protein ALP1-like, which translates to MKSQTPPPPPNPSSVTTAPLHQLPFEDDFAYYYSILQDPPPPPLSSAASPLFASADTAMPKRRKRIGDENSGGGGEGGAADDGNKVDSRKRKNSSGGGGSNHSNKKRSIAKLLTSIAALDAQDESDRRESDESARRDLSLLESNHHQKTAAMLDYYSRLRDHFDELDDSDSLRSQRARLAAASSAAAAAAAGEAEAEAEAGESSPGRSSQAGGAGPHPRRLWVKDRSRAWWDQCNHPDFPEAEFRRAFRMGRATFDMICEELGSAVAKEDTMLRAAIPVRQRVAVCVWRLATGEPLRLVSKRFGLGISTCHKLVLEVCSAIKTVLMPRFLQWPPDPSAIKSRFESLSGIPGVAGSMYTTHIPIIAPKISVAAYFNRRHTERNQKTSYSITVQGVVDPDGAFTDVCIGWPGSMPDEQVLERSALFQRAAAGMLKGSWIVGGPSYPLMDWVLVPYTHQNLTWTQHAFNEKVGEVRRVATDAFARLKGRWSCLQKRTEVKLQDLPVVLGACCVLHNVCEIRREQFDPDLRYDLVDDEVVPDNTIRSPAAKQARDNIAHNLLHHGLAGTAFF; encoded by the coding sequence atGAAAAGCCAAACCCCTCCTCCACCTCCCAATCCTAGCAGCGTCACCACCGCCCCTCTTCATCAACTCCCCTTCGAAGACGACTTCGCTTATTACTATTCTATCCTTCAAGacccccctcctccccccttGTCATCCGCGGCTTCTCCCTTATTCGCCTCCGCCGATACCGCCATGCCGAAGCGGCGGAAGCGGATAGGAGACGAGAacagtggcggcggcggcgaaggagggGCCGCGGATGATGGGAATAAGGTTGATTCTAGGAAGAGGAAGAATagtagcggcggcggcggtagtAATCATAGTAATAAGAAGCGGTCGATCGCGAAGCTACTCACCTCGATCGCGGCGCTCGACGCCCAGGACGAGTCGGATCGGCGCGAATCGGACGAGTCGGCGCGGCGGGATCTCTCGCTCCTCGAGTCCAACCACCACCAGAAGACCGCGGCGATGCTCGACTACTACTCGCGGCTGCGGGACCACTTCGACGAGCTCGACGACTCCGACTCGCTCCGGTCCCAGCGCGCCCGCCTCGCCGCCGCGtcgtccgccgccgccgccgcggcggccggggaggcggaggcggaggcggaggcgggagAGTCCTCGCCCGGGCGAAGTTCGCAGGCGGGGGGGGCGGGGCCTCACCCTCGGCGGCTGTGGGTGAAGGACCGGTCGCGCGCGTGGTGGGACCAGTGCAACCACCCGGACTTCCCCGAGGCGGAGTTCCGGCGCGCGTTCCGGATGGGGCGGGCGACGTTCGACATGATCTGCGAGGAGCTGGGGTCGGCGGTGGCGAAGGAGGACACGATGCTCCGCGCGGCGATCCCGGTGCGGCAGCGCGTGGCGGTGTGCGTGTGGCGGCTGGCGACGGGCGAGCCCCTGCGGCTGGTGTCGAAGCGGTTCGGGCTGGGGATCTCGACCTGCCACAAGCTGGTGCTGGAGGTGTGCTCGGCGATCAAGACGGTGCTGATGCCCCGGTTCCTGCAGTGGCCCCCGGACCCGTCGGCCATCAAGTCCCGCTTCGAGTCGCTGTCGGGCATCCCGGGCGTGGCGGGGTCCATGTACACGACGCACATCCCGATCATCGCGCCCAAGATCAGCGTCGCCGCCTACTTCAACCGGCGCCACACGGAGCGCAACCAGAAGACGTCCTACTCGATCACGGTCCAGGGCGTGGTCGACCCGGACGGCGCCTTCACGGACGTCTGCATCGGCTGGCCCGGCTCCATGCCCGACGAGCAGGTGCTCGAGCGCTCCGCGCTCTtccagcgcgccgccgccggcaTGCTCAAGGGCTCGTGGATCGTCGGGGGCCCCAGCTACCCGCTCATGGATTGGGTGCTCGTGCCCTACACCCACCAGAACCTCACCTGGACGCAGCACGCCTTCAACGAGAAGGTCGGGGAGGTGCGCCGCGTCGCCACCGACGCCTTCGCCAGGCTCAAGGGCCGCTGGAGCTGCCTGCAGAAGCGCACCGAGGTCAAGCTGCAGGACCTGCCCGTCGTCCTCGGCGCCTGCTGCGTGCTGCACAACGTCTGCGAGATCCGCCGCGAGCAGTTCGACCCCGACCTCCGCTACGACCTCGTCGACGACGAGGTCGTGCCCGACAACACCATCCGCTCCCCCGCCGCCAAGCAGGCCAGGGACAACATTGCGCACAACCTGCTGCACCACGGCCTCGCCGGCACCGCATTCTTTTGa